A genomic segment from Nicotiana sylvestris chromosome 1, ASM39365v2, whole genome shotgun sequence encodes:
- the LOC138873113 gene encoding uncharacterized protein — MARKETDTGVVHPPREIVESESELKEEVQRLKQQMAEMYQSWIRGHPPPSFPTKYTENPATIPPLTQAQVPTTVALSPQHAPGFTPYHNYPGTSSQTFHAPPAKTTALPTPDTQYYALKPTFKVPDPYSYTPHFEPHVETEKPPKNAKQEEMFRKVKSLEQSLRNMQGLGSQVSMAYKDLCLFPNIQLPGKFDLYDGHGDTVAHLRGYCSKMRGAGGKDELLMAYFSQSLSGEALEWYTRQDASRWYTWDDLAQAFARHF; from the coding sequence ATGGCTAGAAAAGAAACAGACACTGGGGTTGTACacccaccaagggagattgtAGAATCAGAATCGGAACTAAAAGAGGAGGTCCAAaggttgaaacaacagatggcagaaatgtatcaatcttggatcagggggcatcctccaccttccTTCCCCACTAAgtacactgaaaaccctgcaactatcccaccactaACACAAGCCCAAGTTCCTACTACTGTTGCTCTTTCCCCTCAACATGCCCCAGGCTTCACCCCTTACCACAATTACCCTGGCACTTCCTCCCAAACTTTCcatgctccaccagccaaaacaactGCATTACCAACTCCAGATACCCAATACTATGCCCTGAAACCGACTTTCAAAGTCCCAGATCCTTATTCTTACActcctcactttgagcctcatgttgaaactgagaaaccacccaagaacgcgaagcaggaggagatgtttaggaaggtaaagagtctagagcaatcattgagaaatatgcaGGGGTTAGGAAGCCAGGTGAGTATGGcttataaggatttgtgtttgttccctaATATTCAACTGCCTggcaagtttgacttgtatgacggacatggggatactgtagctcatctgagaggttactgtagtaaaatgagaggcgccGGAGGGAAAGACgaattactgatggcgtatttcagccagagtctgagtggagaagctctagaatggtacacccgccaggatgccagcaggtggtacacatgggacgatttggctcaGGCCTTTGCTAGGCATTTTTAG
- the LOC138873107 gene encoding uncharacterized mitochondrial protein AtMg00810-like: protein MSEALLRFGFMQSQHDHSLFIKGPEEHIIIILVYVDDMLITAPNLTLISEIKTKLQLTFKMKDLGDLKYFLGIDFARSQGILIHQRKYTLELISELGLGAAKPAKTPIESNIKLTTKEYEEHTNNSNATDDEF, encoded by the coding sequence ATGTCTGAGGCACTTCTGAGGTTTGGCTTCATGCAAAGTCAACATGATCACTCCCTGTTTATTAAAGGGCCAGAGGAACACATCATAATCATCttggtttatgttgatgatatgctcaTCACTGCACCTAATCTGACATTAATATCTGAGATAAAGACTAAGCTGCAGCTGACATTCAAAATGAAGGACTTAGGAGACCTTAAATATTTCCTTGGCATTGATTTTGCCAGGTCACAAGGCATTTTAATACATCAAAGGAAGTACACACTAGAGCTAATCTCTGAGCTTGGACTGGGAGCTGCAAAACCAGCAAAAACACCTATTGAGTCCAACATCAAGCTAACCACTAAGGAGTATGAGGAACACACTAACAACTCTAATGCAACTGATGATGAATTCTAA